A genomic region of Bradyrhizobium sp. ORS 278 contains the following coding sequences:
- a CDS encoding HlyD family secretion protein — protein sequence MKSTFALLGRVAVTAAAVAAAILVGTYLWGYYMKAPWTRDGRVRADIVQVAPDVSGFVTEVLVRDNQPVHQGDVIFRIDRARFKLALQQADAVVAGRLATLNQANADLDRYRSLTTEAVSQQKQEQVLATQQQAQASYDQALADQAVAKLNLERSDVHAPVNGVITNMDVRPGAYVSAGKGVMALVDTDTLHVEGYFEETKLPRIRVGAPVRIRLMGTGEVLTGHVESIAAGIEDRDRAEGASLLANVTPTFNWVRLAQRVPVRIALDDTSRRSELVAGRSATVEVLN from the coding sequence GTGAAAAGCACCTTCGCCCTGCTCGGCCGCGTGGCGGTCACCGCGGCCGCTGTCGCCGCAGCGATCCTGGTCGGCACCTATCTGTGGGGCTACTACATGAAGGCGCCGTGGACACGCGACGGCCGCGTCCGCGCCGACATCGTCCAGGTCGCGCCTGACGTTTCCGGCTTCGTCACCGAGGTTCTGGTGCGCGACAATCAGCCGGTGCATCAGGGCGACGTCATTTTCCGGATCGACCGCGCCCGCTTCAAGCTCGCGCTGCAGCAGGCCGACGCCGTGGTCGCCGGCCGTCTCGCCACGCTGAACCAGGCCAATGCCGACCTCGACCGCTACCGCTCGCTGACCACCGAGGCGGTGTCGCAGCAGAAGCAGGAGCAGGTGCTGGCCACCCAGCAGCAGGCGCAGGCATCCTATGACCAGGCGCTGGCCGATCAGGCTGTCGCGAAGCTCAATCTCGAGCGCAGCGATGTGCATGCGCCGGTCAACGGCGTGATCACCAACATGGACGTGCGTCCGGGGGCCTATGTCAGCGCCGGCAAGGGCGTGATGGCGCTGGTCGACACCGACACGCTGCATGTCGAGGGCTATTTCGAGGAGACCAAGCTGCCGCGCATCCGCGTCGGCGCGCCGGTGCGCATTCGCCTGATGGGCACCGGCGAGGTGCTGACAGGCCATGTCGAGAGTATCGCGGCAGGGATCGAGGACCGCGATCGTGCCGAGGGCGCGAGCCTGCTCGCCAACGTGACCCCGACCTTCAACTGGGTCCGGCTGGCGCAGCGCGTCCCGGTGCGGATCGCGCTCGATGATACGTCGCGGCGCAGCGAACTCGTGGCGGGACGGTCGGCCACCGTCGAGGTGCTGAACTGA
- a CDS encoding beta-ketoacyl-ACP synthase, with protein MSVRDKFGRPVVVVTGMGIVTSLGAGKSDNWTKLVAGESGIRTITRFPIDGLKTTMAGTVDFVPVAPFTSTGLSERLGHMAVEEAIAQAGIGSKGDFPGPLFLAVAPVEIEWPQRLELAHEVGGTHFTYDDLLKVCGGGKFVNYHHRFLFGSVADSLSDTFGTKGSPISLSTACASGATAIQLGVEAIRRGETDVALCAATEGSVNPEGLVRFSLLSALSTQNDPPQAASKPFSKNRDGFVMAEGAGALVLESYDAAVARGAKILGVVAGCGELTDSFHRTRSSPDGKPIIGCIRKALADAGMAPEQIDHINAHGTATPENDKMEYVGVSAVFGEHTGKIPVSSNKSMVGHTISAAGAVEAIISLLTLEHQLIPPTINYDIPDPAILFDVVGNKAREARVTAVMSNSFGFGGQNASLILTREPA; from the coding sequence ATGAGTGTACGCGACAAGTTTGGACGCCCCGTCGTGGTCGTGACGGGCATGGGCATCGTCACCTCGCTGGGTGCGGGCAAGTCCGACAATTGGACCAAGCTGGTGGCCGGCGAGTCCGGCATCCGCACCATCACGCGCTTCCCAATCGACGGGTTGAAGACGACGATGGCCGGCACGGTGGACTTCGTGCCAGTCGCGCCGTTCACCTCGACCGGCCTGTCCGAACGGCTCGGCCACATGGCCGTGGAGGAAGCGATCGCGCAGGCCGGCATCGGCTCCAAGGGCGACTTCCCGGGTCCGCTGTTTCTCGCTGTCGCGCCGGTCGAAATCGAGTGGCCGCAGCGGCTCGAGCTCGCGCATGAGGTCGGCGGCACGCACTTCACCTATGACGACCTCCTGAAGGTCTGCGGCGGCGGCAAGTTCGTCAACTACCACCACCGCTTCCTGTTCGGCTCGGTCGCCGACTCGTTGTCGGATACATTCGGTACCAAGGGCTCGCCGATCTCACTGTCGACCGCCTGCGCCTCCGGCGCTACCGCGATCCAGCTCGGCGTCGAGGCCATCCGCCGCGGCGAGACCGATGTCGCGCTGTGCGCGGCGACCGAAGGCTCGGTCAATCCGGAAGGCCTGGTGCGCTTCTCGCTGCTGTCGGCGCTATCGACCCAGAACGATCCGCCGCAGGCCGCCTCCAAGCCGTTCTCCAAGAACCGTGACGGCTTCGTCATGGCCGAAGGCGCCGGCGCGCTGGTGCTGGAAAGCTACGATGCGGCCGTGGCGCGTGGCGCGAAGATCCTCGGCGTCGTCGCAGGCTGCGGCGAGCTGACCGATTCCTTCCACCGCACCCGCTCCTCGCCGGACGGCAAGCCGATCATCGGCTGCATCCGGAAAGCCCTGGCCGATGCCGGCATGGCGCCGGAGCAGATCGACCACATCAACGCGCATGGCACCGCCACGCCCGAGAACGACAAGATGGAATATGTCGGCGTGTCCGCCGTGTTCGGCGAGCACACCGGCAAGATCCCGGTCTCGTCCAACAAGTCGATGGTCGGCCACACCATCTCCGCGGCCGGCGCGGTCGAGGCGATCATCTCGCTGCTGACGCTCGAGCATCAGCTGATCCCGCCGACCATCAACTACGACATTCCGGATCCCGCGATCCTGTTCGACGTCGTCGGCAACAAGGCCCGCGAGGCGCGCGTCACGGCCGTGATGTCGAACTCGTTCGGCTTCGGCGGCCAGAACGCCTCGCTGATCCTGACCCGCGAACCGGCCTGA
- a CDS encoding beta-ketoacyl-ACP synthase: MSETPSVTSAPVEVWITGIGLATSLGEGLDANWEALNAGQINVDEQGFAPYIVHPWAKVNLEAQIPKKEQRQMEAWQRIGTYAAGLALDSAGLKGNKDILSRMDMIVAAGGGERDISVDTAILNAEAAGNCTPGFLNDRLMSDLRPTLFLAQLSNLLAGNIAISHGVCGTSRTFMGEEVAGVDAFKIALARIAGGQSDIALVGGSHNGERKDLLVLYEFGDYNLKNEFKPVWARKEHPGFALGSAGAFLVLESKPHAEARGAKPLARLSKVVADRARRKEAGAVTGTLDRLWSALDVHEAPGAIITGATGAEPVTSEERAFLDRHKAFAVRSSGTRFGHTMEAHFALDLALAALSISRGALFAPGDTSGVESEMNEAPAQIVVVGAGHYRGEGMALVEAVK; this comes from the coding sequence ATGAGTGAGACGCCTTCCGTGACATCAGCCCCCGTCGAAGTCTGGATCACCGGCATCGGCCTTGCGACCTCGCTCGGCGAGGGCCTCGATGCGAACTGGGAGGCTCTCAACGCCGGCCAGATCAATGTCGATGAGCAGGGCTTCGCGCCCTACATCGTGCATCCCTGGGCCAAGGTGAATCTCGAGGCGCAGATTCCGAAGAAGGAACAGCGCCAGATGGAGGCGTGGCAGCGCATCGGCACCTATGCCGCCGGGCTGGCGCTGGACTCGGCCGGGCTGAAGGGCAACAAGGACATCCTGTCCCGGATGGACATGATCGTCGCCGCCGGCGGCGGCGAGCGCGACATCTCGGTCGACACCGCCATTCTCAACGCCGAGGCCGCGGGCAACTGCACGCCGGGCTTCCTCAACGACCGGTTGATGAGCGATCTGCGGCCGACCCTGTTCCTGGCGCAGCTCTCGAATTTGCTCGCCGGCAACATCGCGATCTCGCACGGCGTCTGCGGCACCTCGCGCACCTTCATGGGCGAAGAGGTCGCCGGCGTGGACGCGTTCAAGATCGCGCTTGCCCGCATCGCCGGCGGACAGAGCGACATCGCGCTGGTCGGCGGCTCGCACAATGGCGAGCGCAAGGACCTGCTCGTGCTCTACGAGTTCGGCGACTACAATCTCAAGAACGAGTTCAAGCCGGTGTGGGCGCGCAAGGAGCATCCTGGCTTCGCGCTCGGCTCGGCCGGCGCCTTCCTGGTGCTGGAGTCCAAGCCGCATGCCGAAGCCCGTGGCGCCAAGCCGCTGGCGCGGCTGAGCAAGGTGGTGGCCGACCGCGCCCGCCGCAAGGAGGCCGGCGCCGTGACCGGTACGCTCGACCGGCTGTGGTCGGCGCTGGACGTGCACGAGGCGCCGGGCGCGATCATCACCGGCGCCACCGGTGCCGAGCCCGTGACGTCGGAGGAGCGCGCATTCCTCGACCGCCACAAGGCGTTCGCCGTGCGCTCGAGCGGCACCCGCTTCGGCCACACGATGGAGGCGCATTTCGCGCTCGATCTGGCGCTCGCCGCGCTGTCGATCTCGCGCGGCGCGCTGTTCGCGCCCGGCGACACCTCGGGAGTTGAGAGCGAGATGAATGAGGCTCCGGCCCAGATCGTGGTGGTCGGTGCTGGCCATTACCGCGGCGAAGGCATGGCCTTGGTCGAAGCTGTCAAGTGA
- a CDS encoding acyl carrier protein, with protein MSSTFDQVATIIAETCDIPRDTITPDSHAIDDLGIDSLDFLDIAFAIDKAFGIKLPLEKWTQEVNDGKASTEQYFVLKNLCARIDELVAAKGA; from the coding sequence ATGTCCTCAACATTCGATCAGGTCGCCACGATCATCGCTGAAACCTGCGACATCCCGCGCGACACGATCACGCCGGATAGCCACGCCATCGACGATCTGGGCATCGACAGCCTCGATTTCCTCGACATCGCCTTCGCCATCGACAAGGCCTTCGGCATCAAGCTGCCGCTGGAGAAGTGGACCCAGGAAGTGAACGACGGCAAGGCCAGCACCGAGCAGTATTTCGTGCTCAAGAACCTGTGCGCCCGCATCGACGAGCTGGTCGCCGCCAAGGGCGCCTGA
- a CDS encoding MarR family winged helix-turn-helix transcriptional regulator, whose protein sequence is MMSDPAKTQSEIGLLIARVARLWRRAADQALADHGLSQATAHPLRALARRGRNASSGIRQGALAEEVGIEGPSLVRLIDLLQTENLVERREDPTDRRAKTLHLTARGEAKADEIEAVLRRVRGFLLKDISPEDLAIASDVLHRIEQRMLRLREAIPSDAGL, encoded by the coding sequence ATGATGTCAGACCCGGCCAAGACTCAATCGGAGATCGGCCTGCTGATCGCCCGTGTCGCCCGGCTGTGGCGGCGCGCGGCCGACCAGGCCCTGGCCGACCACGGCCTCTCGCAAGCCACGGCTCACCCGTTGCGGGCGCTAGCGCGGCGCGGAAGAAACGCAAGTAGCGGCATCCGCCAGGGTGCGCTCGCCGAGGAGGTCGGAATAGAGGGGCCCTCCCTCGTCCGCCTCATCGACCTGTTGCAGACAGAAAACCTCGTTGAGCGCCGGGAGGACCCCACCGACCGCCGGGCCAAGACGCTGCATCTGACCGCCCGAGGCGAGGCCAAGGCCGACGAGATCGAGGCGGTGCTCCGGCGCGTGCGCGGCTTTCTGCTCAAAGACATCTCCCCCGAGGACCTCGCCATCGCGTCCGACGTTTTGCATCGCATCGAGCAGCGCATGCTGCGCCTGCGCGAAGCCATTCCATCCGACGCTGGGCTGTGA
- a CDS encoding ATP-binding protein, whose protein sequence is MTVTSFGRVISVRGSQARVGILLQAKQMSVSELRATVGRFISIRCPSATIIAIITEVTSEDLSHADEFVATASVDLLGEILGPAEKPKFQRGVTHYPTIGDAVDMITSQELRTIYTPTAGDHIDIGALQQDPSVRACVNVEEMLSKHFAVLGSTGVGKSTGVSLLLNEILKARPNLRIFLLDVHNEYGRCFGERALVLNPRNLKLPFWLFNFEEIVDVLFGGRPGVPEELDILAEVIPLAKGIYTQYQNSDRIGLKRIDPKTIGYTVDTPVPYRLVDLINLIDERMGKLENRSSRIIYHKLISRIETVRNDPRYAFMFDNANVGGDTMAEVISHLFRLPANGRPMTVMQLAGFPAEVVDSVVSVVCRMAFDFGLWSDGVSPLLFVCEEAHRYASADRSIGFGPTRKAISRIAKEGRKYGVYLGLVTQRPAELDSTIISQCNTLFTMRLANERDQSLLRSAVSDAAANLLSFVPSLGTREVLAFGEGVALPTRLRFKEVPLHQLPRSEATIATVRSVNAGHDMHFVSAVLERWRGATSSREASNGDGGMNNVGDRSVGLATALDAPMLQPSLGLDPDRFSLLKKPLR, encoded by the coding sequence ATGACCGTGACATCCTTCGGACGTGTGATCTCGGTTCGAGGCTCTCAGGCCCGCGTCGGCATTCTGCTGCAGGCGAAGCAGATGAGCGTTTCCGAGCTTCGCGCGACAGTGGGCCGCTTCATCAGCATTCGCTGCCCCAGCGCCACGATCATTGCGATCATCACCGAGGTCACCAGCGAAGACCTGTCGCATGCGGACGAATTTGTCGCGACGGCCTCGGTCGACCTTCTCGGCGAGATCCTGGGCCCAGCGGAAAAGCCCAAGTTCCAGCGCGGCGTCACCCACTACCCCACGATTGGCGACGCCGTCGACATGATCACCAGCCAGGAGCTGCGGACGATCTACACGCCCACGGCCGGCGACCACATCGATATCGGCGCGCTGCAGCAGGACCCGTCCGTGCGCGCCTGCGTCAATGTCGAGGAGATGCTGTCGAAACACTTTGCCGTGCTGGGCTCGACCGGCGTCGGTAAATCGACCGGCGTGTCGCTGCTGCTGAACGAGATCCTCAAGGCGCGGCCGAACCTGCGCATCTTCCTGCTCGACGTCCACAACGAGTATGGCCGCTGCTTCGGCGAGCGCGCGCTGGTCTTGAATCCGCGCAACCTGAAACTGCCGTTCTGGCTGTTCAATTTTGAGGAGATCGTCGACGTCCTGTTCGGCGGCCGCCCCGGCGTGCCGGAGGAACTCGACATTCTCGCCGAGGTGATCCCGCTGGCGAAGGGCATCTACACCCAGTACCAGAACTCCGACCGCATCGGCCTCAAGCGCATCGACCCGAAGACGATCGGCTACACCGTCGATACGCCCGTGCCCTACCGCCTCGTCGACCTGATCAACCTGATCGACGAGCGCATGGGAAAGCTCGAGAACCGCTCCTCGCGCATCATCTATCACAAGCTGATCTCGCGCATCGAGACGGTGCGCAACGACCCGCGCTACGCCTTCATGTTCGACAACGCGAATGTGGGTGGCGACACCATGGCCGAGGTCATCAGCCACCTGTTCCGGCTGCCCGCCAATGGCCGGCCGATGACGGTCATGCAGCTCGCCGGCTTCCCGGCCGAGGTGGTCGACTCCGTGGTCTCCGTCGTGTGCCGCATGGCCTTCGATTTCGGCCTGTGGAGCGACGGCGTCTCGCCACTCTTGTTCGTCTGCGAGGAAGCGCACCGCTACGCCTCTGCCGACCGCTCGATCGGTTTCGGCCCAACCCGCAAGGCGATCTCGCGCATCGCCAAGGAAGGCCGCAAATATGGCGTCTATCTCGGCCTGGTGACCCAGCGACCGGCCGAGCTGGACTCCACCATCATTTCCCAGTGCAACACGCTCTTCACGATGCGCCTCGCCAACGAGCGCGACCAGTCGCTGCTGCGCTCGGCGGTCTCCGACGCCGCCGCCAATCTGCTCTCCTTCGTCCCCTCGCTCGGCACCCGCGAGGTGCTGGCCTTCGGTGAGGGCGTGGCATTGCCGACGCGGCTTCGCTTCAAGGAAGTGCCGCTGCATCAGCTGCCGCGCAGCGAGGCGACCATTGCGACCGTCCGCTCGGTCAACGCCGGCCACGACATGCATTTCGTCAGCGCCGTGCTGGAGCGGTGGCGCGGCGCGACCTCGAGCCGCGAGGCCTCGAACGGCGATGGCGGCATGAACAATGTCGGCGATCGCAGCGTCGGGCTCGCGACGGCACTGGACGCGCCCATGTTGCAGCCGTCGCTCGGTCTGGACCCCGACCGCTTTTCCCTGCTGAAGAAGCCGCTGCGCTGA
- a CDS encoding FUSC family protein, giving the protein MRNTTSFPLRGADLAFSAKTFAAAMLALLIALWIDLPRPYWAMATVYITSQPLAGATASKALYRVLGTLAGAAAAVAIVPAFVNSPELLSLVIALWTGICLYVSLLDRTPRSYLFMLAGYTLALIGFPAVADPAGIFDVAVARAQEITLGIVCATLVSTIVLPRSVAPAVAAKVEHWLDEARRLSRDVLLGGGGGVDDRAHRLRLAAEALEIDTLATHLAFDRGADHHAVEGLRSLRLHMQLLLPLLGSIHDRLAALDGHVDRELSDLLQRLAGWIVAGDDREPASRLRAVIDALRPSLEGRSSWDRIMIASLLIRLRELVDIAEDCRALNAAIAAGEDTAKVPLAFRSEQGIAPARHRDHALALWSAAGVVIAILVCCAFWIATGWADGASAPMMAAVACSFFASQDDPAPSIVRFAAWSLVAIVIDAVYLFAIIPAISDVELLIAALAPAFLLFGVLIARPQTMPIGMALGANGATLLALQSTYSADFQSYANSAIAFMVGMVAAVVLTRLVRSVRAEWIAQRLLRTSWETLATTAERRGHHDRAAFVGLMLDRLGLLAQRFAAIPEDDRRELDNLNQLRVGLNIIDLRRARHGLTAATLGAIDTMLDRLAAACRGRGLGTGMMPADLLAAIDVALLKTLDEPAAPAKEDALIGLVGIRTGLFPDAPAYHADATGLRSLVA; this is encoded by the coding sequence ATGCGAAACACGACATCATTCCCGTTACGCGGGGCAGACCTCGCGTTTTCGGCCAAGACTTTCGCCGCGGCCATGCTGGCGCTGCTGATCGCGCTGTGGATCGATCTGCCGCGGCCGTATTGGGCGATGGCGACCGTCTACATCACCTCGCAGCCGCTGGCCGGCGCCACCGCCTCCAAAGCGCTCTATCGCGTGCTCGGCACGCTCGCGGGCGCCGCGGCCGCGGTCGCCATTGTGCCGGCCTTCGTCAATTCGCCCGAGCTGCTCAGCCTCGTGATCGCGTTGTGGACCGGCATCTGCCTCTATGTCTCGCTGCTCGACCGCACACCGCGCAGCTATCTGTTCATGCTGGCCGGCTACACGCTGGCGCTGATCGGGTTTCCCGCCGTGGCCGATCCGGCCGGCATTTTCGACGTCGCTGTCGCGCGCGCGCAGGAAATCACGCTCGGCATCGTCTGCGCCACGCTTGTCTCGACCATCGTTTTGCCGCGCAGCGTCGCGCCGGCGGTGGCCGCCAAGGTGGAGCACTGGCTCGACGAGGCGCGCCGGCTGAGCCGCGACGTGCTGCTCGGCGGCGGCGGCGGCGTTGACGATCGCGCGCACCGGCTCCGATTGGCCGCGGAAGCGTTGGAGATCGACACGCTGGCCACCCATCTCGCCTTTGACCGCGGGGCCGACCATCATGCCGTCGAGGGGCTGCGATCGCTGCGGCTGCACATGCAGCTGCTGTTGCCGCTGCTCGGCTCGATCCACGACCGGCTTGCCGCGCTCGACGGGCATGTTGATCGCGAGCTGAGCGATCTGCTGCAACGTCTCGCCGGTTGGATCGTCGCGGGCGACGATCGTGAGCCCGCAAGTCGCCTGCGCGCGGTGATCGATGCGCTGCGCCCGTCTCTGGAGGGTCGCTCCTCCTGGGACCGGATCATGATCGCGAGCCTGCTGATCCGGCTGCGCGAGCTGGTCGACATTGCCGAGGACTGTCGCGCGCTGAATGCGGCGATCGCGGCGGGCGAGGACACCGCCAAGGTGCCTCTCGCCTTCCGCAGCGAGCAGGGCATCGCGCCGGCGCGGCATCGCGACCACGCGCTGGCGCTGTGGTCGGCGGCCGGCGTCGTCATCGCCATTCTCGTCTGCTGCGCGTTCTGGATCGCGACCGGCTGGGCGGACGGCGCCTCGGCGCCGATGATGGCGGCCGTCGCCTGCTCGTTCTTCGCGTCGCAGGACGACCCCGCTCCCAGCATCGTACGGTTCGCGGCGTGGTCGCTGGTCGCCATCGTCATCGACGCGGTCTACCTGTTCGCCATCATCCCGGCGATCTCAGACGTCGAGCTGCTGATCGCCGCGCTGGCGCCGGCTTTCCTGCTATTCGGCGTGCTGATCGCGCGTCCCCAGACGATGCCGATCGGCATGGCGCTCGGCGCCAATGGCGCCACGCTGCTGGCGTTGCAGTCGACCTACAGCGCGGATTTCCAGAGCTACGCCAATTCGGCGATCGCCTTCATGGTCGGCATGGTCGCGGCCGTGGTGCTCACCCGCCTCGTCCGCTCTGTCCGAGCCGAGTGGATCGCGCAGCGGCTGCTGCGGACAAGCTGGGAGACCTTGGCGACAACCGCCGAGCGCCGCGGCCATCATGACCGCGCCGCCTTCGTCGGCCTGATGCTCGACCGCCTGGGATTGCTGGCGCAGCGCTTTGCCGCCATCCCCGAGGACGACCGTCGCGAGCTCGATAATCTCAACCAGCTGCGCGTCGGCCTCAACATCATCGACCTCCGCCGCGCCCGTCACGGGCTCACGGCGGCGACGCTCGGCGCCATCGACACGATGCTGGATCGTCTCGCCGCCGCCTGCAGGGGCCGCGGCCTCGGCACCGGCATGATGCCGGCCGATCTGCTGGCCGCGATCGACGTGGCGCTGCTGAAGACGCTCGACGAGCCAGCCGCGCCGGCCAAGGAGGACGCGCTGATCGGCCTCGTCGGCATCCGCACCGGGCTATTCCCGGACGCGCCGGCCTATCACGCCGACGCGACCGGTCTTCGGAGCCTCGTGGCATGA
- a CDS encoding DUF1656 domain-containing protein — protein MRHDIDIAGVLVPSLLLWLVVAYACVALLRALLRRLGVYRLVWHPALFDFALYVCVLGGIVYLASEWSS, from the coding sequence ATGAGACACGACATCGACATCGCCGGCGTACTGGTGCCATCGCTGCTGCTGTGGCTGGTCGTGGCCTATGCCTGCGTCGCGCTGCTGCGCGCCCTCCTCCGCCGCCTCGGCGTTTACCGCCTGGTCTGGCACCCCGCCCTGTTCGACTTCGCATTGTATGTCTGCGTGCTCGGCGGCATCGTCTATCTCGCTTCGGAGTGGTCCTCGTGA
- a CDS encoding ParB-like protein → MANTREPLLHPIPILSLRPTQMTVGMREVREKRERWREHKAKKRAELLGKHMIPVVIGPDKRNYVVDHHHLARALHDEGVKDVLVTVIGDLSMVDPDGFWNVMDNKRWVYPYDAKGERRHFKDLPKSVADLKDDPYRSLAGELRRAGGFAKDTTPFSEFLWADFLRRKVKRKTVETQFAAAMEHALALAKSHDAVYLPGWCGPASDD, encoded by the coding sequence ATGGCCAATACCCGCGAGCCGTTGCTACATCCCATCCCGATCCTGTCGCTGCGCCCGACGCAGATGACGGTGGGCATGCGCGAGGTGAGGGAGAAGCGCGAGCGCTGGCGCGAGCACAAGGCCAAGAAGAGGGCCGAGCTGCTTGGCAAGCACATGATCCCGGTCGTGATCGGACCGGACAAGCGGAACTACGTGGTCGACCACCATCATCTGGCGCGCGCGCTGCACGACGAGGGGGTCAAGGACGTGCTGGTCACCGTCATCGGCGATCTCTCGATGGTCGATCCCGATGGCTTCTGGAACGTGATGGACAACAAGCGCTGGGTCTATCCCTACGACGCCAAGGGCGAGCGGCGGCACTTCAAGGACCTGCCGAAGAGCGTCGCGGATCTGAAGGACGATCCGTATCGCAGCCTTGCCGGCGAGCTGCGCCGCGCCGGCGGCTTCGCCAAGGACACGACGCCGTTCAGCGAGTTCCTGTGGGCCGACTTCCTGCGGCGCAAGGTCAAGCGCAAGACGGTCGAGACGCAGTTCGCCGCTGCCATGGAGCACGCGCTCGCGCTCGCCAAGAGCCATGACGCGGTCTATTTGCCCGGCTGGTGCGGGCCCGCGTCGGACGACTGA
- a CDS encoding peroxidase-related enzyme (This protein belongs to a clade of uncharacterized proteins related to peroxidases such as the alkylhydroperoxidase AhpD.), producing MTQPAISRFPVPAIDALPEDIRTRLLAVQEKSGFVPNVFLTLAHRPDEFRAFFAYHDALMEKDGGLTKAEREMIVVATSSANQCQYCVIAHGAILRIRAKNPLIADQVAINYRKADITPRQRTMLDFAMKVALEAHTVGEADFKTLAEHGFSDDDVWDIAAIAAFFALSNRMANVTGMRPNDEFYLMGRLPKAK from the coding sequence ATGACCCAGCCCGCCATCAGCCGCTTCCCCGTCCCCGCGATCGACGCGCTGCCGGAGGATATCCGCACCCGCCTTCTTGCCGTGCAGGAGAAGAGCGGCTTCGTGCCGAACGTCTTTCTGACCCTCGCACACCGGCCTGACGAGTTCCGCGCCTTCTTCGCCTATCACGACGCGCTGATGGAGAAGGACGGCGGGCTGACCAAGGCCGAGCGCGAGATGATCGTGGTTGCCACGTCGAGCGCCAACCAGTGCCAGTATTGCGTGATCGCCCATGGCGCGATCCTGCGCATCCGCGCCAAGAACCCGCTGATCGCCGACCAGGTCGCGATCAATTACCGCAAGGCCGATATCACGCCGCGACAGCGTACGATGCTCGATTTCGCGATGAAGGTGGCGCTGGAGGCGCACACCGTCGGCGAGGCCGATTTCAAGACGCTGGCGGAGCACGGCTTCAGCGACGACGATGTCTGGGACATCGCCGCGATCGCGGCCTTCTTCGCGCTGTCGAACCGGATGGCCAATGTCACCGGCATGCGGCCCAATGACGAGTTCTATCTGATGGGGCGGCTGCCGAAGGCGAAGTAG
- a CDS encoding Hsp20/alpha crystallin family protein has protein sequence MAEPTKLPVNTEKANAPSLQGWRPFDNLRREIDRVFEDFHGGLFRTPSLFDQLPGLARARSFALAPAVDVAEHDKAYEVTAELPGLDEKNVEVKVASGVLSIKGEKQEDKEETKKDYYVRERSFGSFERSFQIPDGVDSDKIEAVFKQGVLKVTLPKKPEVQKAAKTIDIKAA, from the coding sequence ATGGCTGAACCGACCAAGCTGCCTGTCAACACCGAGAAAGCCAATGCCCCGTCTCTGCAGGGATGGCGGCCGTTCGACAATCTGCGTCGCGAGATCGATCGTGTGTTCGAGGACTTCCACGGCGGTCTCTTTCGGACACCGTCGCTGTTCGATCAGCTGCCGGGCCTTGCGCGCGCGCGATCGTTCGCCCTGGCGCCCGCGGTCGATGTCGCCGAGCACGACAAGGCCTATGAGGTCACCGCGGAGCTGCCCGGGCTCGACGAGAAGAACGTCGAGGTGAAGGTCGCGAGCGGCGTGCTGTCGATCAAGGGCGAGAAGCAGGAGGACAAGGAGGAGACGAAGAAGGACTATTATGTCCGCGAGCGCAGCTTCGGCTCGTTCGAACGCTCCTTCCAGATCCCGGACGGTGTCGATAGCGACAAGATCGAGGCGGTGTTCAAGCAGGGCGTGCTGAAGGTGACCCTGCCGAAGAAACCCGAGGTGCAGAAGGCCGCCAAGACCATCGACATCAAGGCGGCGTGA
- a CDS encoding 3-hydroxyacyl-ACP dehydratase FabZ family protein yields the protein MQIEYFLLIDRILDLKLDEKTITVEAKVPTESTIFEGHFPGYPIMPGVLLIESMAQTSGWLLLALMKFERMPFLAAVKEAKMRGFVQPGEVLTVEANVLHEGSGYAITEARVKVGGKLRSNATITFSHVPFPNPELRGHMDAVAERVGFPHQILQR from the coding sequence ATGCAGATCGAATACTTCCTGCTGATCGACCGCATTCTCGACCTCAAGCTGGACGAGAAGACCATCACCGTCGAGGCCAAGGTTCCGACCGAGAGCACGATCTTCGAAGGACACTTCCCGGGCTACCCGATCATGCCCGGCGTGCTGCTGATCGAGTCGATGGCGCAGACCTCCGGCTGGCTGCTGCTCGCGCTGATGAAGTTCGAGCGGATGCCGTTCCTTGCCGCCGTGAAGGAAGCCAAGATGCGCGGCTTCGTGCAGCCCGGCGAGGTACTCACCGTCGAGGCCAACGTGCTGCATGAGGGCTCCGGCTACGCCATCACCGAGGCGCGCGTGAAAGTCGGCGGCAAGCTGCGCTCGAACGCGACGATCACGTTCAGCCACGTCCCCTTCCCCAATCCGGAACTGCGCGGACACATGGATGCCGTCGCCGAGCGCGTCGGCTTTCCGCACCAGATCCTGCAGCGATGA